Proteins encoded within one genomic window of Coleofasciculus chthonoplastes PCC 7420:
- a CDS encoding polyamine aminopropyltransferase produces MAHQGVSTDNSNVEPVTQPPVSSLNRLQRRLLLAAAAVSSSCGLAVELLLGTLASYLVGNQALSFGVAIGGFLAAMGIGSYLSQFIASKSPPWLQQRQLLVAFVQVELLMAPLTALLPLGLFALFVVNGFLWLGLFLVTILLGILAGLEVPLLTRVLELEEGVREALAGVLALDYVGALLGSLLFPVLLLPLIGLFPAAFVLGALPAFMVFAIGQQFPRLRRWGYLGLSLGIILTLSAPAAIPISNRLENTLYQAPVITRIQSPYQRIVLTRRGQDLRLFLDGDLQLSTLDEYRYHEALVHPAMSASQNRRHVLVMGAGDGMALREVLKWRDVEQVVLIELDAEVVKLAQSHPQLVRLNEGALTDPRVQVINADAFVTAPALNDTFDVIIADFPDPDREVLAKLYAEGFYQRLLPRLAENGVFVTQASSPFFAPDVLSCIVATLSDVGLSTHPYVVDVPSFGPWGFVLASRQSIQADRLTLSVSTRYLTEPILHHLFELPGDVQLGNVEVNRLSHPVIVRYQSDPRWTAY; encoded by the coding sequence ATGGCACATCAGGGAGTCTCAACAGACAACTCGAATGTTGAACCCGTCACTCAACCCCCGGTTTCATCATTAAATCGGCTGCAACGTCGGCTACTTTTAGCGGCGGCGGCGGTTTCCTCTAGCTGTGGATTAGCGGTTGAACTTTTACTGGGAACCCTAGCTAGCTATTTAGTGGGGAATCAAGCGCTGTCTTTTGGAGTAGCTATCGGGGGCTTTTTAGCCGCCATGGGGATTGGCTCTTACTTAAGTCAGTTTATTGCGTCCAAGTCCCCTCCTTGGCTCCAACAACGCCAACTCCTGGTGGCATTTGTTCAGGTTGAACTGCTAATGGCTCCCCTGACGGCATTATTACCCTTAGGACTATTTGCTCTATTTGTGGTTAATGGTTTCCTCTGGTTGGGATTATTCCTGGTCACTATATTACTGGGCATTTTGGCGGGTTTAGAAGTCCCCCTGCTGACGCGAGTGCTGGAATTGGAGGAGGGAGTGCGGGAGGCGCTGGCTGGGGTTTTAGCGCTGGATTATGTCGGGGCGTTGTTGGGTTCGTTGCTGTTTCCCGTATTGCTATTACCGTTAATCGGCTTATTTCCCGCCGCTTTTGTACTGGGCGCATTACCCGCCTTTATGGTGTTTGCTATTGGACAGCAGTTTCCTCGGTTGCGCCGTTGGGGATATCTGGGCTTAAGTTTAGGCATTATTCTGACATTATCCGCACCTGCGGCGATTCCCATCAGTAATCGCCTGGAAAATACCTTGTATCAAGCCCCCGTAATTACCCGGATTCAATCCCCCTATCAACGGATTGTCTTGACGCGCCGGGGACAAGATTTGCGATTGTTCTTGGATGGGGATTTACAACTCTCTACCTTGGATGAATACCGCTACCATGAAGCATTAGTACATCCGGCAATGAGTGCGAGTCAGAACAGGCGTCATGTGCTAGTTATGGGTGCAGGAGATGGGATGGCGCTGCGGGAAGTGCTAAAGTGGCGAGATGTGGAACAAGTGGTGCTGATTGAGTTAGATGCGGAAGTTGTCAAGTTAGCCCAGTCTCATCCCCAGTTGGTGCGGTTAAATGAAGGGGCGTTAACTGATCCGCGTGTTCAGGTGATTAACGCCGATGCTTTTGTTACAGCACCCGCCTTAAATGACACTTTTGATGTAATTATCGCCGATTTTCCTGATCCTGACCGCGAAGTGCTTGCCAAGCTGTATGCAGAAGGGTTTTACCAGCGTCTGTTACCGCGATTGGCAGAGAATGGCGTTTTTGTCACTCAAGCCTCGAGTCCTTTTTTTGCCCCAGATGTTCTAAGCTGTATTGTGGCAACCCTATCGGATGTGGGATTATCAACTCATCCTTATGTGGTGGACGTTCCCAGTTTTGGACCCTGGGGTTTTGTTTTAGCGTCGCGGCAATCGATTCAAGCGGATAGGCTGACATTATCGGTGTCAACGCGCTATCTGACTGAACCGATTTTGCATCATTTATTTGAGTTGCCTGGGGATGTCCAATTAGGAAATGTGGAGGTAAATCGCCTCTCTCATCCCGTGATTGTGCGGTATCAATCTGACCCCCGCTGGACAGCCTATTAA